The proteins below come from a single Eucalyptus grandis isolate ANBG69807.140 chromosome 3, ASM1654582v1, whole genome shotgun sequence genomic window:
- the LOC104438417 gene encoding receptor-like protein 3 produces MMEMTVVLTIIISLTLSFFPSAIHACDEVDANSLLSFASSMSSSPSLNWSNSIDCCLWEGITCNSDLNRVTRLWLPSRGLHGPVAPSLANVNHLTHLNLSRNSLFGSLPSGFFSSLNNLQIIDFSYNDLSGKLPSSSLSSSHLENVNLSRNRMWGDIPSWFLKDAWNLTSFSVSSNQFTGFIPSHIWINSSRSIQFLDFSVNYFRGEIPQGLGSCLNLKVFRAGSNSLTGSLPRDLYKSASIKELSVPQNQLSGPIGEAIANVTNLRIIDLSANGFTGPIPAETGKLYNLQQLRLQNNRLSGSLPSSLMDCTNLMLLNVRSNSLLGDLSNFNFSNLIRLGVLDLGYNDFSGNFPQSLLSCKSLIAIRLSANRIAGHIPPKISQLQSLSFMAISGSNLSNIAATFTSLRGCRNLTAIILSQNFIGESMPEIDMTVDSRGFQNLELLALGRCQLQGRIPAWLAKLGNLRVLDLSQNRLTGEAGNILGLSPLVLPIFVMPDKSTMRLFNGRRVLPPAIYLDSNGLSGSIPIEIGRLKCLNVLSLSRNNFSGSIPDEIAQVTNLERLDLSSNSLTGKIPASLIGLHFLSYFSVAFNDLNGEIPFRGQLDTFPSASFEGNPKLCSSILQHPCFTQEENDATGPEHAPEPEHAPEPEDRIVRLAAGISFRFIIGSTYGFFYMDNFRRFIAWFTKFF; encoded by the exons atgatggagatGACCGTGGTCCTAACCATCATCATATCACTCACACTCAGTTTCTTTCCTTCAGCCATCCACGCTTGCGATGAAGTCGATGCCAACTCACTCCTGTCCTTCGCCTCCAGCATGTCATCTTCTCCATCTCTGAATTGGTCTAATTCCATCGACTGCTGCCTCTGGGAAGGGATCACGTGCAACTCAGACCTGAATCGAGTGACTCGTCTATGGCTCCCTTCTAGAGGCCTCCACGGTCCCGTGGCACCAAGTCTTGCTAATGTCAACCATCTCACCCACCTCAATCTGTCTCGCAACTCTCTATTTGGCTCCCTTCCCTCAGGATTCTTTTCGTCATTGAATAATCTGCAGATCATCGATTTTAGCTACAACGATCTTTCCGGCAAACTTCCTTCATCATCTTTGTCGTCTAGTCATTTAGAAAATGTGAATTTGTCAAGAAATCGAATGTGGGGAGACATCCCATCTTGGTTCTTGAAAGATGCCTGGAATCTGACAAGTTTCAGTGTGAGCAGCAACCAATTTACTGGATTCATCCCCTCTCACATATGGATCAATTCTTCTCGCTCAATCCAGTTCTTGGATTTCTCCGTGAATTACTTCAGGGGGGAAATACCCCAAGGTCTGGGGTCATGTTTGAACTTGAAGGTTTTTCGCGCTGGTTCTAACTCTCTCACAGGATCTCTTCCTCGTGACCTCTATAAGAGTGCAAGTATTAAGGAGCTCTCTGTGCCTCAAAATCAGCTTTCCGGGCCCATAGGTGAAGCAATAGCCAATGTCACCAACCTTAGAATCATCGACCTCTCAGCGAACGGCTTTACCGGCCCAATTCCTGCAGAAACTGGGAAGCTGTATAATCTGCAGCAGCTGCGCCTGCAAAATAATAGATTGAGTGGCTCGTTGCCCTCATCCTTGATGGACTGCACCAACCTTATGCTACTCAATGTAAGATCCAATTCGTTGCTGGGCGATCTATCAAACTTCAACTTTTCCAACCTCATCCGACTAGGAGTACTTGACCTGGGCTACAATGACTTCTCCGGGAACTTCCCCCAAAGCCTTCTGTCCTGTAAGTCACTGATCGCAATCAGACTATCCGCTAACAGAATTGCAGGGCACATCCCGCCCAAAATTTCTCAACTGCAGTCGTTATCTTTCATGGCAATTTCAGGAAGCAACTTATCGAACATCGCTGCAACCTTCACAAGTCTAAGGGGCTGTAGGAACCTCACTGCCATCATTCTGTCCCAAAACTTCATAGGTGAATCGATGCCAGAAATTGACATGACAGTCGACTCGAGGGGATTCCAAAATCTAGAGCTATTGGCTTTAGGCAGATGTCAACTCCAGGGTCGAATTCCAGCTTGGCTTGCTAAGCTAGGAAATCTACGGGTCCTTGACCTGTCTCAGAACAGACTAACAG GAGAGGCGGGCAATATTCTCGGCCTTAGTCCTCTGGTCCTTCCCATCTTTGTCATGCCTGATAAATCGACAATGAGGCTATTCAACGGAAGACGTGTCCTGCCTCCCGCAATATATCTGGATAGCAACGGTCTCAGTGGAAGCATCCCCATTGAGATTGGTCGGCTGAAGTGTCTTAACGTCCTCTCACTTtcaagaaacaacttctccggCAGCATTCCAGATGAAATAGCACAGGTCACCAATCTAGAACGACTAGATCTCTCTTCGAATTCCTTGACAGGAAAGATCCCTGCATCACTTATCGGTTTGCATTTCCTGAGTTACTTCAGCGTCGCCTTCAACGATCTCAATGGAGAGATACCGTTCAGAGGTCAATTGGATACTTTTCCTAGCGCTAGttttgaaggaaatccaaagctgTGCAGTTCGATTCTGCAACACCCTTGCTTTACTCAGGAAGAAAATGATGCCACTGGGCCTGAGCATGCGCCTGAGCCTGAGCATGCGCCTGAGCCTGAGGATAGAATTGTTAGACTGGCTGCTGGGATAAGTTTTCGATTCATAATAGGGTCCACTTATGGGTTCTTCTATATGGACAACTTCCGAAGGTTCATCGCATGGTTCACCAAGTTCTTTTGA